A genome region from Pseudomonadota bacterium includes the following:
- a CDS encoding Tm-1-like ATP-binding domain-containing protein: MKKQLLIIATLDTKGRETGYVRDCVLGLGVHPIIMDIGVIGDPQIKPDISKEELARAAGYELEELIRMHDRPRAIEAIQDGGRIITNRLMQEGKLDGIFGLGGGTGTSVVSFIMRSLPFGFPKLIASTMASRDVREYVGTKDIVMFHTVADLLGFNDFIRLILAQASHAICGMMEKPWNFEQSRPLVAVTAYGPTSECATLTEDLLLEKGYEMVGFHTNGCGGMAMEEVLPEGRIKGVLDYTPHEIADEMIGGYCSGIGPSRLETAGRMGIPVVFAPGGLDNAAFGPSYPMPESWAGRNIYGHDTRICVRLDGSEMQKLASIIAAKLNKAPKTTYVLIPTRGWSEGDKAGMPLFDLETDRVFTKMLKNLLNPEIPVEEVDAHINDLSFAQRAVEVLDGMIKQKKSTK; encoded by the coding sequence ATGAAAAAACAATTACTTATTATCGCTACGCTTGATACAAAAGGCAGGGAAACGGGATACGTAAGGGATTGTGTTCTTGGTCTCGGCGTTCACCCTATTATCATGGACATAGGGGTTATAGGTGATCCGCAGATTAAGCCGGATATTTCAAAGGAAGAGCTTGCAAGGGCAGCTGGATATGAGCTTGAAGAATTAATCAGGATGCATGATCGACCCCGTGCTATTGAAGCAATACAAGATGGCGGACGTATAATAACAAACCGTCTGATGCAGGAAGGGAAACTGGACGGTATTTTCGGGCTTGGAGGCGGAACCGGCACTTCGGTTGTATCATTTATCATGCGGTCTCTCCCGTTCGGTTTTCCAAAGCTAATAGCCTCTACGATGGCATCAAGGGATGTGAGGGAATATGTGGGCACTAAAGACATTGTAATGTTTCATACTGTTGCAGACCTTCTCGGATTCAATGATTTTATACGCCTTATTCTTGCTCAGGCATCTCATGCTATATGCGGAATGATGGAAAAACCATGGAACTTTGAACAATCCAGACCTCTTGTAGCAGTGACAGCGTACGGACCAACCTCTGAATGCGCTACTCTGACTGAGGACTTATTGCTGGAAAAAGGGTATGAAATGGTAGGCTTTCATACAAACGGCTGCGGCGGAATGGCAATGGAAGAAGTCTTACCCGAAGGACGTATAAAAGGAGTTTTGGACTACACGCCCCATGAAATTGCAGATGAAATGATAGGAGGCTACTGCAGTGGGATAGGCCCAAGCCGCCTTGAAACCGCCGGAAGAATGGGAATCCCTGTAGTATTTGCACCCGGAGGCCTTGATAATGCCGCCTTTGGTCCCTCCTATCCTATGCCGGAAAGTTGGGCAGGAAGAAATATATACGGTCATGATACAAGAATTTGCGTGCGTCTTGACGGTTCCGAAATGCAAAAACTTGCCTCAATAATTGCAGCGAAGCTTAACAAAGCACCAAAAACAACCTATGTCCTTATACCAACAAGAGGCTGGTCTGAGGGAGATAAGGCAGGCATGCCGCTTTTTGATCTTGAAACAGACAGGGTATTTACAAAAATGCTTAAAAATCTTTTAAATCCTGAAATACCGGTCGAAGAGGTTGATGCTCACATAAATGATCTGTCTTTCGCTCAAAGGGCTGTAGAGGTTCTGGATGGAATGATAAAACAAAAGAAATCTACAAAATAA
- a CDS encoding efflux transporter outer membrane subunit, translating to MIRNALSVIIAIICLAGCTTMAPDYKRPASPVPAEWPKGPAYKETIAGETGPVAVDIGWREFYVDEKLRNVIDLALNNNRDLRVATLNIEKARALYRIQRAELFPAINASGSWTEQRIPADISTDSGEAMSFKQYSVNVGVSSWELDFFGRIRSLKDKALEQYLATEQARCSAQIALVAEVANVYLTLAADRENLKLVQSTLETQQATYNLILRRYEVGASSELDLRQAQTRLDAARVDIARYVRQVALDENALNLLVGSPVPAELLSGELNAVMAPKDILPGLSSDVLLRRPDILQAEHGLKAANANIGAARAALFPRITLTTSIGTTSNDLSRLFMAGSNTWTFVPQVTMPIFDARLWSALDAIKVEREIVIAQYEKVIQAAFREVADALAQRGTVGDQMAAQESLVRASSDAYRLSNARYTKGIDSYLPALDAQRSMYSAQQGLIAIRLARLTNLVTLYKVLGGGAGEANPR from the coding sequence ATGATACGAAATGCATTATCTGTCATTATTGCAATCATATGTCTGGCCGGGTGTACAACCATGGCGCCGGACTATAAACGTCCTGCATCACCCGTCCCTGCCGAGTGGCCGAAAGGGCCTGCCTACAAGGAGACTATTGCCGGGGAAACCGGCCCGGTTGCTGTTGATATAGGATGGCGCGAGTTCTATGTTGATGAAAAATTACGGAATGTTATCGACCTTGCACTTAACAACAACAGAGATTTAAGGGTAGCAACATTAAATATCGAAAAGGCGAGGGCGCTTTACCGGATTCAGCGCGCCGAATTGTTTCCTGCAATAAATGCCTCCGGCAGTTGGACCGAACAGAGAATACCGGCTGACATCTCCACTGATTCAGGCGAAGCCATGAGTTTCAAACAATACAGTGTTAATGTGGGTGTAAGTTCATGGGAGCTGGACTTTTTCGGTCGTATTCGCAGCCTTAAAGATAAGGCTCTGGAGCAATATCTTGCTACCGAGCAGGCCCGCTGTAGTGCTCAGATTGCACTTGTGGCTGAGGTTGCTAACGTTTATCTGACACTTGCAGCCGACCGTGAGAACCTGAAGCTTGTTCAATCGACCCTGGAGACACAACAGGCCACTTACAACCTGATCCTGCGTCGCTATGAAGTTGGCGCATCCTCTGAATTGGATCTGCGTCAGGCACAAACCCGGTTGGATGCGGCACGCGTGGATATTGCCCGATATGTCCGCCAGGTGGCTCTGGATGAAAATGCATTGAACCTTCTCGTCGGTTCACCAGTCCCTGCTGAACTATTATCCGGGGAGCTGAATGCGGTTATGGCGCCAAAGGATATTTTACCCGGTCTGTCTTCCGATGTGCTTTTGCGCCGACCCGATATTCTTCAGGCAGAGCATGGGCTTAAGGCCGCTAATGCCAACATAGGAGCGGCTCGGGCAGCCCTCTTTCCCCGTATTACCCTGACCACCAGCATTGGAACTACGAGTAATGATCTTTCCAGATTGTTCATGGCAGGTTCCAATACCTGGACCTTCGTGCCGCAAGTTACTATGCCGATATTTGATGCCCGTTTATGGTCTGCGTTAGATGCAATTAAAGTTGAAAGAGAGATTGTTATTGCTCAATATGAGAAGGTTATTCAGGCAGCCTTCAGGGAAGTTGCCGATGCCCTTGCCCAGCGCGGAACCGTCGGGGATCAGATGGCGGCACAGGAATCACTTGTCCGGGCATCATCCGATGCCTACCGTCTTTCCAATGCCCGTTATACAAAGGGAATTGACAGTTACCTGCCGGCTCTGGATGCACAGCGTTCGATGTACAGTGCACAACAGGGACTCATAGCCATACGCCTGGCGAGACTTACAAATCTGGTGACGCTTTACAAGGTGCTGGGCGGGGGTGCGGGTGAAGCAAACCCCCGTTAA